Within the Nasonia vitripennis strain AsymCx chromosome 3 unlocalized genomic scaffold, Nvit_psr_1.1 chr3_random0005, whole genome shotgun sequence genome, the region caataaaaagtaagttgaattaattatattataaaagtaaTACTGTACTAATAGTGGTAGGATACTTACTTGATTTATTGTATTTCTCTTCGACATCATCAATATCTAAATTGACACCTGAGCCAGCTGTCGATAAGGGTTTGATTCACAGTTTTTTATGGAAAATCTTGTGCAATTCCTGTATAATATTAGTTTATCAgggttaaatttatttcagaTAAATtctgttataaatattatttcataCAAAAAGTATTAACTTACTTCAAAATATGGACAAGTTATAGGATCCTTTCCAGTTTCTGCGTTGTGATCTATAACTGCTTTATATTTCCTTTTTAATAAGTCAATCCTATAAATACATTGATTTGATGTATATTCATGACCTTTCTCCACCATACCTGAAGTTATGAGCCGCCAAAACTTATCATAGATAAGTTTGCCAGTGTCATAACtttcaatatattttgcaTAAAGTGTTAAAAGGCAACAGGTTTCAACATCGTTCCATTTAGTACGATCACTTTcagcaaagaaaaataattattatatcattAATTCCAAATATACAACATGGACACAACAGCAGGTACGATAGCAGCAGTAAACTCAAAAGAAAGAGGAAATGAAAGAAATAAAGGCACtggaatatattaaaaattataatatttttaatttaatgaaaCTTACGTTTCTTTGGTTTAGTTGCTGTTTCCCCTGATATTGTCGTAGCTTGTACCTGTCCTTTATCAACAATATTACATGcatttgcattattttcatttaatggCAGATTGCACATTGTTTTGTAAGACTGCAAAAGTTTTGTTGCAAATCCCATATctgtaaacaataataaatatgggcaaaagataaaaacaGTATAAAGGGGTTGAaagttattaaatttatcttaCCAATTTGAGCTCGCTGATAATCTTCAGGAAGACCGTCAAACGATAAGTTTCATCAGTGTCAACATCATAAATATCTAAGAGTTTCCAGTTGCTCCCACTTACAACTGATGTAAAATCTTCTTGCACAAAGTTTGTGccaattacttttttcaagCCATCTTCTAGACTTTTCTTGTGATTTACTAATAATTTTGTGGCGAACAGtgtatctataaaaaaaaaatccacaaataaaatatgtattctcttattaaaatataatgcaTTGGATATGAAACTCACCCTTATTTGCACGCTCACAATCTGATGGTGATACGTATAAAGTATATCTTTCCACTCCGTCACTTAATATTAGAGGTGCAACTTGTTCAACCGTTTTTATTGTCAAAGTATTGATTTCTTTGTTGATTGATTCAATCATCATCTTCACCAATTTATCTTTGTAGATAGGATCTaaaataaacacaaaaattgcaaaatataaCCTACAAAGATTCAGTAACAAAATGAACACCTCTTACCTTTAGCTGCTTTTTCTGCAACTTCTGGTTCAACAAAGAAATTTATGTTTCTATTGCTGGGTCAATGCCAGATATTTTGACTTTAGTTTTATCCATGTTAGCCTTCTTATTTGAGACATACAAAGATGCAGGCAAAGATTTTCGTCAGTCATTTGAATTTCCGACATACACTTGGTTTTTAAACAGTAGCAccaatttaaaataaacaaatcgcAGATCGCAGACAGACGACTGCGCAATTCCCACGGCGCATTCCCGAAGCTAGGTGGAACGCACccttagtcggcaaatcggaggaaggcgagcgaatgcaagcgatcactctaaaactaaaatgctaaaatttacctaccccgcgcgcagcaaGTCTGATAGcgaaatacgtcggcaaatcggagcaaggctaACAAGCGCGAGCGTTGATATAAAACGGAAaagctcaaatccacctaccctgtgcccagcgagttcaataataatttagtcggcaaatcggaggaaggtgagcaaaggcgagcgatcactctaaatcgaaatgctcaaatccacctgccccgcgcgcaacgagtttaataataatttaatcggcaaatcggaggaagtcgagggaagacgagcgatctctctataactggaatgcttaaatccacctatcccacgcgcagcgagtttactaataatttaatcggcaaatcggaaggaggcgagcgaatgcaagcGATCattctaaaactgaaatgcttaaatccatctactccacgcgcagcaagtttgataataattcagtcggcaaatcggaggaaggctagcgaATAAGAGCGATagttctaaaacgaaaattctgaaatccacctgccccgcgcgcagcgaatttaataataatttagtcggcaaatcggaggaaggctagcgaATAAGAGCGATagttctaaaacgaaaattctgaaatccacctgccccgcgcgcagcgaatttaataataatttagtcggcaaatcggaggaaggcgagcaaaggcgagcgatcactctaaatcgaaatgctcagatccacctaccccgcgcgcagcgagtttaataataatttaatcggcaaatcggaggaaggcgaggaaaggggggcgatctctctaaaactgaaatgcttaattccacctaccccacgcacagcgagtttaataatcatttaatcggtaaatcagaggcgagcgaatgcaagcGATCATTCTAAATTTAAGCCTTTCCGTTTGAGAATAATCTCTGGCACTTGGTAGACTTGCTCTGATTTGCCGTCCATAATCATCGAACTCACTGTGCGCgaggtaggtggatttaaatatttcagttttagattaATCGCTCGCACTTGTTAGCCTTGCTCCGATTAGCCGACGTATTTCGCTatcgaacttgctgcgcgtggggtacgtggttttaagtatttcagttttagaatGATTgcttgcattcgctcgcccGAAGAAGAGAGATTTTCGAACGGCGCGCTCGTCACCCGAGGCCAACGGCAATCTAAATATGTCTACTTGAAGCTGCTGACTAGCTTCAGGCCGCATGGCGACATGTTTATACCGATGTGCCCCCTGAAGTTAGCCGATCGGAGCCGATGAGAATAATCGTGACCCTACCACTGGGAACGAAAACCGCATGGCGGCGCTAGTTTACGACTGCATATCGCATGGGGGTGTGTTCCAGAGGGAACGCCAGCAGCGGTACAGCAGTCCGGTCCGCGTTCGAAATTCCGGTGCTGTGCTGTTACTGTGAAATCGTTCCGCGTCAGCTGATTCTGTTTGTACTGTTTGCAGTTGTAACCTCTTGAACAAGTTGGGTTTTGTAATTGAGGTCTGGAAttacaacaaatttttttaaatacctTGTAAAAAAGATATCAATATGTTCtcaaataataaactaattGATGAACTTCCTgtactttatttattataaccttaaaataaacaaaaatatgcaaaaaatttctaaccttctttaGCCCTTCTAGCAGTCTCTTCAGTTACACGAAGAATAATCTTTTCGTGCGTTTCAGGgtcataaaaagtaattttctcTGTATAATTTGCCATACTAATTTGGTAATAACTTTTACAGCACCATGAAAAAAAGATACCATGCAAACAGCTGACGCGGAACGATTTCACAGTAACAGTAATTTCGAACGCGGACCGGACTGCTGTACCGCTGCTGGCGTTCCCTCCGGAACACACCCTGGACCATGGTACGCTTTCGCCCATGCTCATATTCCTCGGTGATTTCTCTTCTAATTTCTGCCCTGCTTAACCGGTCTATGTATATACCTTTGATAGTTGACAGATTGTTTGATTACTTTCGAAGTAATCAAAACATtactaaattttatatttatataaatataatatattattaatactaATATTGTTTGTATAATTCTGTTATATTGTGTGTGCAGGATTAcgttttattaacatatagttATTCAAGTAATATTTGGaagcagtaaaaataaaaatacatccaGAAGACTAAACAAAAGCTCTTGATATTTCCCAGGCAAATACATATGGtacatatataatttttttttatagtttatCTAAAATGGTGACTGCTGTGCCATCACGATTTGCTGTTCTTAGtattgatgatgatgattacAAACCAATAAAGGTACAAAAGACTTTAAATACAAAAACTAAttcaaaaaacaaagaagACAAAGTAAAACAACTGAAGAAAGATGATAAAAAGAAACAGAATAAAGTATGTATTGATTAAATTGCTGCTTGAGAAAACAATTATagtttacataaaacttttaaattgTATTAGTTGCACATTATGATTAACATGTTCTATTTTaggggaagaaaaaaaagacaattaTAGATGGTCAACAATGGGAACAATGGAAACAAAAAGACGCCATGGTAAcagtatatttattaatacataattcctttattaaatacataatggtaaaattatatttagtaAATACATCATTTTAATATGCAATTTCATGGGCTTTGTTTGTCATGTTTGTCATGCATTATAtaactaatatatatatatcatcaaATCACTAAAAATAGTCATGtaacaaatttttgtttgattatCAAAAGTACATTAGCAGCTTTAGACATGTTTCACCTGTTTTCATTGTACAATAGTACTCTTAATATTTTCTACATTCAGAAAATACACTTTTTAATGATAGATCTTCATACATTTTATTGTGCATAAAATCTAACCACCAAATTACAACAATTGAGGAAACAAATTTACTTTAATATATAGTAGAACATATAATGTAAATAGGAATGATAAAAAAgttggataaataaataaataaaatgtctTTTTTTCAAGTATAGGTGCATGTGAAGTATTTAATTTACTGTTTAATATTTGAGACATGTAAACTAATAAAATAGTGATGtgaaaagaattaaaaatttatttgaaattattatgtcccgaaaataaacttaaaaatattatcatatTACTTGTCAATAAAATTAACTATTATCTTATAATAAGTTATGGCACACAGATACAAATTTCTGGATTTTTAAacctaattttaattttaaggcTGTTGAAGAAACTTATGAACAACAACTGCATGAGGCTATATTACAGTCTAAATTGTCTTTTCAAGAAGAACAAATGGAAGTTCACTCAAAACCAGAACATATTcaagataatttaaaaaaagcaaCATCTAAGAAGTCAAAGAAGTCAACTATGTCATTAGATGAATTTAATAAGTTGAATAATGCAACAGCGCCAAATATAGAACCtacaatcgaaaaaaaaatttcaacccCTATAGGTAAACcccaatatataattttattgtatttgatcaaatatttaaaaatgtaaaaattttagaagCTACAGATAAACACacaaaataatgattttacgttctgtttataaaattacagTAATCCTaactatttataaaaaactaTCAATGATAATTTGGCTGATTTTTTGAGGTTAACCTTTAGACTGCTGGcatttttactttgaaaatgattattttgaaaagataaaatttatttgtatacaAAATCTAATATGTCAAAAAGAGTTTTTAAGGTAGGTTATATATGAGCCAGTTTAAAAGTTGAATGTTCGAattttatattcaataaaCGGGTGGGGAGAAATGTACCGAAAGCTTATTTTgcagataaataaaaataccaaaagttaaaaatactAAAGAAACAAATCCCGTCAAGTAAAGTTGCCGAAAGTTAAAATTGTAGAAAAAAGAAGTCACGAAGGGTAAAAATGCCAAAAACTAAGATTTGttcaaaatgataaaaattttgtttatttaccgCTCAACATATATGTTTcggcattttattttttggcatttttAACTTTCGGCATTTTACCTgtcgtaaataatttttccgcACTTTTGAAAATCGAATATTCTGACCATTGGCACTTCCATCTTTCGGTAAATTTACCCCTCGGTAAATATATATTCAGCATTAATATTTATCTGCAAAATTATCTTTCGTTGCAATGATCCCCACCCTCAATAAACTTTTACTTTATGTCAGAGacttaattatatttatgagAAGTGAATAATGTTCTTAATGTAGTAATTTTCAActacaataaattttaatttttaatgtaatataataaaaatgtctcTATCTTGATTTCTATTTTATGTGGCTATCTAAAAATTTATATGGGTGTTTCTGAGACGCACATATACCAACCTCtatacaaaatttcagctATATCTCAATCAATTATTGTTCTATTACCAGTGGAACCTCTTTAAGAGGATGTTAAGCCTACACTGTTtgcttaaaatattaatatttcataCTATCAATAATCAAATTGATGATTGTTTATTGCGTAACCATGGAACAAagtttttattgatttaatagCTAAACTGATTCTTACTGATTCTCAATTTCAATCATTATCTTCATTTTGCGTTGTAGTGGTTGTTTGCAAAAGTTATGTGTGATTAATCAAATATAAGACTTTTTTTCAATAGCTTGTATAAATCATTATAGAAGCCTATAAAATTTTTGAGGTTGAGTATGCTGGAACATTTAAACAAATTAGCATAGCTCTGGCAACATATAAGAAGAAATTTAAGGTAGTACTACCAGTGGGCAGCTAGTCAAAACAAAGTCCacttttgatttcttaattatttgtGGGATATACTTAATAATAGAGATTGCATAAGTCAAAATACAACAAATAATGATTATACATTCAAATTAAGCGATTCTATTTATcataattacaaataaaaagtttcagaCAGAAGCTGATTTGACTCATTTTTTTATGAGGTTAAGTgtacatttttgaatttttatttgtttgttaCTACGCTTACAGGCTCCAAACCATTTTTTACAAGCacttaaattatttgttagtTGTTTAACTAATGTTATGTGAAATTTAAGTTAATTCTGAACCGTGAGTTATATACAATTACGAGTTATAGCAAAATGTGCAGATTTatagaaattaaaatgtttataacaATTTTCCAAGGCTCCAAATCTTCACCAAATTTTAACTGAGTCTTAATTAATGTAGAATCTACCTATACTCATAATTTCATCAATTTCTGAACCGTCAATCTCCTACCGCTAGTACTACCTTAAAatatttgatgtaattttcTTAGTAAGACCACAATTTTTGTCACCTCATTTGATTTACATATAACATAAGCTTTTACAAAAGTCAATTAGTgccttaaatttaaaatttattaaaagttgCAACTCGAATTTTTTAGTGATATACTTTTTAAATGatctaataaaattaaaattaattttatcttatgcaaataaaaatagatactagattttttgaaacaattgaaaaagaaacaaGTCAAGAGCTtatcaaagaaaaagaaaaggctGCTTTGAAGGAAAGATTGAATCGATTGGATGATAATATAACATCTGCTCAATTAAGAGCCGAAATTGAAAAACGTGATGATATTATCAATGAACTTAAAAGTGAAGTAGAAATTTTGAAACAGGAATTGAATAATGTTAAacatagaaataaaaaactttatcAAATTCTTCATCAAGGTGAAAGTGAGTTTtaacaatttatatttttaatattatatttactttcaaatttgataaaataattaaacactAATGATAATCtttataaattactttttttagtgAAAGATAAAGCGACAGTTTTAGCTGAGGTAACTAAATTACAAGAAATTCGTGACGAACTTACATCAGAAGTTACATTACTGCATGCACAATTAGAACAAGAAAGATCTAAACCTCGGGCATCCAGCATTGATGTTAAAACAAGCAAACAAATTGTGAGTGATATTCCTACCCATATAATCTAAGCATTTTGGAATTACCTTTCCCACAGCCCCTCCTCATTATTATTcatcattaatttttatgttatttttttaaatattagagGCCCTGTCATCCTCCCTCCTCCCTCCCCGATGCCTCCTAATAAGTCTTCACAGTTTTTACACCCAAGCAGTCACGAACATttaaggagaaaaaaagggacTTACGAATGCAAATATTGTTATGCTTAGTTTTAGAAGGTGGAaagatgaaaattaaattgttgTCATAATGGAAAAGATCGTTTACGTCCTTGAAGTAGATATGATAAgttaaaatagtacattatgcaacaagggagtAAAGTAGTAGATTATGCCCGCGGGTGGGTTTACAGTAATCACCCGAGGAAATGATCTACTTTAGTCCCGTGTTGCATATAGTgctttattcacgactgaactgtgtagccactttatttcttgaaaagtgGGACCTACTCAGTTACAGgcattataatgaaaatatacatttgaatattcaaaattttttatttttttcagatttagcgggaataaagtaaattttctGCAATAAAATGATACTTTTATCCCGCTTTTCAGGAAATAAAGTGACTATTATAGTTCAGTCgtaaataatagtatattgtgtaccaagggcgtaaagtgggcttttttaggccgagtgtggattttgcagtacaagtcaaggcgagttagcccgagccgaaggcgagggcgtttacgagccgcagacgaacctttttatgtaacacgcgaacgattttcgcgtttttcgtacctattaataggggCTAAAGTGAcacttttttgaccggcgggcaaaaaaattattttagcgggcaataaaaacctttattgcccgcatattcaaacagcgggcaataatggcctttattgcccgctaaaaagtctttattgcccgcaaatttttttttgtaattttaaaaaaagttgattttgataaatttgcattatttatttattttatataatgtttgaacaagacaagagcacggttgccgtgtcaaaaaatagtcacatcagtccctcttaacacgtacgaaaagacgcgaaaatacgtccgcgcgttacataaaatatggtgtgcaccaagggctaagtgggctttttggcctcgtggattttgcagtactcgtctgcggctcgtaaacgccctcgccttcggctcgggctaactcgcctttaatcgtactgcaaaatccacactcggcctaaaaaagaccactttacgcccttggtataCTATTACtattatagcacagtgtggctaaaatccgctgttaagtcacgcctatctgtgaatAAGTActtagtccttttttgcaccgtgtttatcacactcgctatacgctcgtgcgctaacctcacggtgcaaataagaactactttagtcacgaataggcgagacttgcgaattttagcagtctgtgctataaaattttatacgatactcttgacttaaatggttcagttttacacagcgcttagcgccctcgctacgctcgggtgctaactgcgccgtgtaaaaaagaaccatttaagtcacacgtatcgtaatgtactatttgtaacacaagcacgattttcgtacctattaagcGGGCgtaaagtaactttttttagaccggcgggcaaaaaaaaatttagcgggcgtttttcatatttttttgcccgccggtctaaataaaattactttaCGCCCgcttaataggtacgaaaaacgcgaaaatcgtgcttgtgttacaaaaaaagtttttttcccactttttaaaaaaagtgttGATTTTTATGTGTCTTCTCCTCGTGAAGAACAAAATCTGCatgatttaatttttgaattagttTCAATTAGatactagcaaaaaacgctcgcttcgcttgcaatttacaaattaattgtgcagatatttaattatttgtcgtgtcgttattaaatatactgttaaatattaaatgtgcactcgatggtagttaattcttgtgaaacgtttttgaaatgctctAATCTGACTgccagattgataaattctaactAATCCAAAgcacgatttcaaaaacgtttcacGAGAATTATTTACCGTCGAGTCTGaatgtatatatttaatacagcAAACATTCTATGAAActagttatagctactagtacactggaccggttttaaaattatagaataaaatagaaataaattttgaatattaaaaagtgtttttaaacTCTCTGTAATGACAGTATTaatgatattaataaaatctagcaacaaaataatattaattaaacattttttttatttacatttataatataatgtaacgagttgagcaccgcggctaactcgtagcggtatgagtaccgctaCGCCGCGACGAAACAGGGTAGACttgcgcgcgaggaaaaacacgtgcgaattcgggaataagagcgagcgcgcgggctaatccttcaggtgcgcgctcagatagctctcggccttcaAAAGATCAACACGCGACTTCGCTCGTACAATTCGGAAACTTTGGCGATTCGGagtgctgtgctgtgtccagcaatttgaagtgtgtgagtgcgacgcGGAATACGGAGATCCTGATCCCCCTGCTTAGCGGTCTAGCGCAGTGGTCAAGTCTCGCAGTCTGTCCGGGATCAGGAGCGtcgtcgacgagagagagagaaggtttgtgtgaCGCGCAGTGCATGGGAGAGAGTGTATTTATTAGTACTTATCTAACGCAGTAGAGCAGCTGAGCACGCGCCAGACGGCGCGTAGACCCAGcaaaacagaagcagctgagacagctgcatgcaacggaggtgtttcgcgggcgTAGAGGAGtcctccgccgcatcgagggaacgcgatGCAGTCGTTTAGCGCGTTATTCGTTGATCGAATTTACACCCCGTTACATTGGCGCCCCACGCTGGGCGCcatgtaacggggtgagacttgacgtgagaggagaaattattattatttcgtcactctctatcATGCCTCAattaccggcgtggcgagggacgttgttcctcgttacaataatgtaaattgtaggattataacaatcataacatttatattctgtactaaaacaactgaagaaaaaagttataaactgcagatgatagcagaaaaatgtcggaattgagacacagacaacagtaatcttttgttgtcttctgttttatttaatttggtAGATTCTTCAGttggattttttttacgtataaaattttacgattttgaaaataaataaaaaaataaatacaacagacaataactattaataagtgcagacaacagttttttctcgatcaaaacagctatcttagtatttctacacatttttcttaactctttaaaacacgcctttaataacataatagAATCTAGTTAACGTAACTGTTGAAAACTGTTAAAATCTGGTACCATCCGCAgtaaactataaaaaaaaactgaaaaaaaatctaataataCCTGTTGTCTTtgtctcaattccgacattCTTCTGCTGaaaatttctgttttttttgttatctTCTGTTTTAGTCTAAAAACTTCAGATGAAAACTGTTATGTGCAGAATTTTTGTTCCACTAAGGGTCAATATAAGTACAGAAAATTATGTAAtgttatacaaaattatattatatatcctTATATAaagattataattaatttcattattatgctatttaatacttatctaaattattaaataagtcagtatttaaaatatatttcgatatacagggtgggccattttaatcaaaccagtctaataactcctaaattaagccatgaacagaaaaattgttcagatgaaagttgtccaggatcaagggggacatctttttgtgcaattagttttgaccttgaactcaaatttcaaggtcatttgaaggtcaaaatttttttttaaataggaacccctatttttgatagcagattcggaaagaacaggaaattttacgtccgaaacgtccgaaagtcaacatcctctaaaagctctggcagtcgatctttgagcaatgccaaatagctattctggttaacattttgaccgaaaaaatatggcccaatcaggtaaccattaatgatcccacaccacaccattaaactccatcggtttttatggtcaatagccctgtaccagtggggatttacaggtgaccagtagtgactattgtgcctatttaattgaccatcactgcgatatatagcctcgtcagaaaacataacaaatctgaaaaaatctggatcattttgtaaaactcctaaagcccactggcaaaagttaatatgcattagaaaatggcgtggcctcagctcatgaactaatcttatgtggtaatcgtgatagtggagattattgagaattctcaatgctgttcttcgtggtataccgatttctctttcaatttgtcgactactaatttgtggattgagatgaacagctgctaaggcggctataacattaggatcattttcgttgtattcgtggtgtctgcgttgacgacgaagatgtccatcacgagctcttcgaagtaatctgagtaatgtgtcgtgagtaggacgccttcttagaggaaagcgttcagcgtagagtcgcaccgcgactctggcattgttttgggtttcgcctaagatcattatcatatcaacaatttcattggattgataatcgtccatgttgaaaattttgtttataataagaaaaactattttatttacatttactctttattgaaattgaaattaaaccaaaataagaaagtgactacaaaaaaaggaggaattttcaaactgtataatttttaaatcaaatttgtaacttcttattttcttacgttaagacattgtgatttaaattgaagacagcgtgagaacaatcgttacaattcatattagattaaagaaattcaacttaaaaaaaaaaacatctaaactggaaatgatgcactttggcaaatacaattattaaaatttttttt harbors:
- the LOC100678923 gene encoding G kinase-anchoring protein 1 isoform X1 codes for the protein MQTADAERFHSNSNFERGPDCCTAAGVPSGTHPGPCLSKMVTAVPSRFAVLSIDDDDYKPIKVQKTLNTKTNSKNKEDKVKQLKKDDKKKQNKGKKKKTIIDGQQWEQWKQKDAMAVEETYEQQLHEAILQSKLSFQEEQMEVHSKPEHIQDNLKKATSKKSKKSTMSLDEFNKLNNATAPNIEPTIEKKISTPIDTRFFETIEKETSQELIKEKEKAALKERLNRLDDNITSAQLRAEIEKRDDIINELKSEVEILKQELNNVKHRNKKLYQILHQGEMKDKATVLAEVTKLQEIRDELTSEVTLLHAQLEQERSKPRASSIDVKTSKQIELFVHYLSQEAHQKSNKANNLEYKHLADKNYKGSHGQSPLHLAAAYGHHDVVKLLLNYGADPNASEDERNTPLIYGAQGDHPDVCYELLTRGADITMTNANGLNAYKAAILKNASTAKSVIKNCLVHKIVNLSPDIF
- the LOC100678923 gene encoding G kinase-anchoring protein 1 isoform X2; translated protein: MVTAVPSRFAVLSIDDDDYKPIKVQKTLNTKTNSKNKEDKVKQLKKDDKKKQNKGKKKKTIIDGQQWEQWKQKDAMAVEETYEQQLHEAILQSKLSFQEEQMEVHSKPEHIQDNLKKATSKKSKKSTMSLDEFNKLNNATAPNIEPTIEKKISTPIDTRFFETIEKETSQELIKEKEKAALKERLNRLDDNITSAQLRAEIEKRDDIINELKSEVEILKQELNNVKHRNKKLYQILHQGEMKDKATVLAEVTKLQEIRDELTSEVTLLHAQLEQERSKPRASSIDVKTSKQIELFVHYLSQEAHQKSNKANNLEYKHLADKNYKGSHGQSPLHLAAAYGHHDVVKLLLNYGADPNASEDERNTPLIYGAQGDHPDVCYELLTRGADITMTNANGLNAYKAAILKNASTAKSVIKNCLVHKIVNLSPDIF